A stretch of the Candidatus Chlorobium masyuteum genome encodes the following:
- a CDS encoding DoxX family protein yields the protein MMDRLVSNNDLGKLLIRLSVGGLMLFHGVNKLQHGYGFVEQMLLKAHLPGYLSHGILLGELLAPLFIVLGIFTRPAALIEAFVMVMAVYLVHTGQLYSLGDHGAYALEVQAFYLFGSLAIFFFGAGRYSFSRGGGFWN from the coding sequence ATGATGGACCGTCTTGTCAGTAACAATGACCTGGGAAAGCTGTTGATTCGGCTTTCGGTAGGAGGGCTGATGCTCTTTCACGGGGTTAACAAGCTTCAGCATGGCTACGGCTTTGTAGAGCAGATGCTGCTCAAGGCTCATTTGCCGGGCTATCTTTCACACGGTATTCTGCTCGGAGAGCTTCTTGCGCCGCTCTTTATCGTACTTGGAATCTTTACCCGTCCGGCGGCTCTTATTGAGGCATTTGTTATGGTGATGGCAGTCTATCTGGTTCATACCGGCCAGCTTTATTCTCTTGGCGATCATGGTGCATACGCCCTTGAAGTGCAGGCATTCTATCTTTTCGGCTCTCTTGCGATCTTCTTTTTCGGTGCCGGGCGATACAGCTTTTCACGGGGTGGAGGCTTCTGGAATTAA